The following are encoded in a window of Candidatus Methanoperedens sp. genomic DNA:
- the cas1 gene encoding CRISPR-associated endonuclease Cas1: MTALYLTEQGSKLRKTSQRLVVEKGGTTLLEVPASGIDRVLVFGAVQLSTQVISFLLDSRIDVSFLSMGGRLKGKLMPVESKNVFLRLAQYDRYKDEEFKLLIAKSIIGAKMINQRALILRYQRNHPEADFSPELKIISNSISSVQEKNENKNTIAALMGFEGASSAAYFRCYSRMLSVDFAFEKRTRHPPLDPTNALLSLGYVLIGNEIGALIESAGFDPFIGFVHGLRYGRQSLPLDLVEEFRHPVVDGLVMTMINNGSIKKDDFNKQDNGVYLLDKKAFKRFLGYYEERMEKPFLYREQDSQTSYRKLFQIQAEKIQKAVLNREEYQPFLVR; encoded by the coding sequence ATGACAGCATTATATCTGACAGAACAGGGCTCAAAACTGAGAAAGACCTCGCAGAGACTTGTTGTTGAGAAAGGCGGCACTACTTTACTTGAGGTTCCTGCAAGCGGGATAGACCGGGTACTGGTATTTGGTGCAGTGCAGCTCAGCACCCAGGTTATCAGTTTCCTCCTTGACAGCAGGATCGATGTGAGTTTCCTTTCCATGGGCGGCAGGCTTAAAGGCAAGCTGATGCCGGTTGAATCGAAGAATGTATTTTTAAGGTTAGCCCAGTATGACAGATATAAGGACGAAGAATTCAAACTATTGATCGCGAAAAGTATTATTGGGGCAAAAATGATTAACCAGCGCGCTCTTATCCTGCGCTACCAGAGAAATCATCCTGAAGCGGATTTTTCACCTGAACTTAAGATCATTTCAAATTCCATTTCTTCAGTCCAGGAAAAGAATGAGAATAAGAATACCATTGCTGCCCTGATGGGTTTTGAAGGTGCAAGCAGCGCAGCTTATTTTCGGTGCTATTCCAGGATGCTGTCGGTAGATTTTGCATTCGAGAAAAGGACAAGACATCCGCCGTTGGATCCGACGAATGCTCTTTTAAGCCTGGGTTATGTGCTTATCGGGAATGAAATAGGGGCGCTGATAGAATCCGCGGGTTTTGATCCTTTCATAGGATTTGTACATGGTTTACGATATGGCAGGCAGTCTCTTCCTCTTGACCTTGTGGAGGAGTTCCGGCATCCTGTGGTGGATGGGCTTGTCATGACCATGATCAACAATGGTAGCATAAAAAAAGATGATTTTAATAAACAAGATAACGGCGTTTATTTACTTGATAAGAAAGCTTTCAAACGATTCCTGGGGTACTATGAAGAAAGAATGGAGAAACCCTTTCTGTACAGGGAACAGGACTCTCAAACAAGTTACCGCAAGCTTTTCCAGATCCAGGCTGAGAAAATCCAGAAGGCTGTTCTTAACAGGGAAGAATATCAGCCATTCCTGGTGAGATGA
- the cas2 gene encoding CRISPR-associated endonuclease Cas2 — protein sequence MGFVVISYDISDDGTRTKVANLLLDHGTRVQYSVFEFLIDENRLDELIEKLKDFPECGDSIRIYHVCEGCLKKAIILGRGEFEKEVSFHIV from the coding sequence ATGGGATTTGTGGTGATATCATACGATATTTCCGATGACGGAACGAGAACCAAAGTGGCAAACCTGCTATTAGATCATGGAACACGTGTGCAATACAGCGTATTTGAGTTTTTGATAGATGAGAACAGACTGGATGAGCTTATTGAAAAATTGAAAGATTTTCCAGAATGTGGCGATAGCATAAGAATATATCATGTATGTGAAGGATGTCTGAAAAAAGCCATAATTCTAGGAAGAGGAGAATTCGAAAAAGAAGTTAGTTTTCATATTGTTTAA